Proteins encoded together in one Nitrospirota bacterium window:
- the glgA gene encoding glycogen synthase GlgA — MRILYASSEVFPFAKTGGLADVGGSFPSALERLGHEVKVIMPKYAVIPGDQWEFKKVKDFTLRIGKKDHFLTLWKSHLPRTSVEFLFLSSPLFFNHNGLYSENGKDNPDNLEGFSVFSRAVLEVPKLLNWKPDILHANDWQTGLIFAYLKTRLRGEPLYQKTGTLFTIHNMAYQGLFPGSDFPKLDLPRDAFTPDTLEFYGQINFLKGGLVFADILNTVSPTYSQEILTPEYGCGLEGILQKRRGDLFGIINGADYQKWDPARDPYLPRCYNAKSLEGKSICKKTLQGRCKFPQKDVPLVGIISRLTAQKGIDLVLGILEELMCLDLQVVILGLGEPDLEKKLLREARRFNDRLSVHLTFDESFAHRVEAGADLFLMPSRYEPCGLSQIYSLRYGTIPVVRKTGGLADTIIDATPSNILSGHATGFMFETASPLALLTTLRFALCLFKDRPVWNKMVQAAMAVDFSWDHSAREYVKLYERALKNVK, encoded by the coding sequence ATGCGTATTCTGTATGCCTCGTCAGAAGTTTTCCCTTTCGCCAAAACAGGGGGATTGGCGGATGTAGGCGGATCCTTTCCGTCTGCCCTCGAACGGCTGGGGCATGAAGTGAAGGTCATCATGCCAAAGTACGCCGTCATTCCGGGGGATCAATGGGAATTTAAAAAGGTGAAAGATTTTACCCTCAGGATCGGGAAGAAAGACCATTTCCTCACCCTTTGGAAGAGTCACCTTCCCCGCACTTCAGTTGAGTTTTTATTTCTATCCAGCCCTCTTTTCTTCAACCATAACGGCCTGTACAGCGAAAACGGGAAGGATAATCCTGATAATCTGGAAGGATTTTCAGTTTTCAGCCGCGCCGTACTGGAAGTGCCAAAACTCTTAAACTGGAAGCCTGACATTCTCCACGCCAATGACTGGCAAACAGGGCTGATCTTTGCTTATTTAAAGACCCGCCTCCGGGGAGAACCCTTATACCAAAAAACGGGAACCCTTTTTACCATTCATAATATGGCTTATCAGGGACTGTTTCCCGGTTCGGATTTTCCAAAACTTGACCTCCCCAGGGACGCCTTTACTCCCGACACTTTGGAATTTTACGGACAAATTAACTTTCTCAAAGGCGGCCTGGTTTTTGCCGATATCCTGAATACAGTCAGCCCTACCTACAGTCAGGAAATTCTAACTCCTGAATATGGCTGCGGGTTGGAGGGAATCCTTCAAAAACGACGGGGCGACCTTTTTGGAATTATCAACGGAGCCGATTACCAGAAGTGGGATCCTGCCCGCGATCCCTATCTTCCCCGTTGCTACAACGCCAAATCTTTGGAAGGAAAATCGATCTGTAAAAAGACGCTCCAGGGAAGATGCAAATTCCCTCAAAAGGATGTTCCACTGGTCGGAATCATTTCCCGTTTAACAGCCCAGAAGGGAATCGACCTCGTCCTCGGAATCCTGGAAGAGTTGATGTGTCTTGATCTTCAGGTTGTCATTCTCGGCCTTGGGGAGCCGGATCTCGAGAAAAAGCTGCTGAGAGAGGCTCGCAGGTTCAATGACAGGCTTTCGGTTCACCTGACCTTTGATGAATCGTTTGCCCACCGCGTTGAAGCAGGGGCGGATTTATTTCTCATGCCGTCGAGATACGAACCTTGCGGCCTGAGTCAAATCTACAGCCTCCGATATGGAACCATTCCCGTGGTCAGAAAGACAGGCGGGTTGGCCGACACGATCATCGATGCGACCCCTTCAAATATTTTATCCGGCCATGCCACCGGGTTCATGTTTGAAACGGCGAGTCCTCTCGCACTTTTGACGACCCTTCGGTTCGCCCTATGCCTGTTTAAGGACCGTCCTGTCTGGAATAAAATGGTTCAAGCCGCCATGGCGGTTGATTTTTCCTGGGACCATTCCGCACGGGAATATGTGAAGCTCTATGAAAGAGCTTTAAAAAACGTAAAATGA
- a CDS encoding bifunctional proline dehydrogenase/L-glutamate gamma-semialdehyde dehydrogenase, giving the protein MKTISPADLEKKIKELGAEIINRLNSKPSFLSAAAPKGWSDSLISLSLKNSRVKTGLFQLIDVLPSIKTDTEVAEIFSEYLGGAIKELPLPFRQAFQQVEKGKWLGPLAAKSIRSAVKSLSSHFILGNTVDQAKPAIEHLKKTNRKVSLDLLGELTVCPSEGIHYQTRYLNLLDDLVSLKEEGESQISVKVSSLYHRLDPLDWENSIEMSLKMLRPVFRKAKQLNTGIILDMESFYYKDLILKIFTTLLEEEEFREKPAAGIAVQAYLKEFLKDLNRLISWARSINRPILVRLVKGAYWDTETAFALQRGWPIPVLAQKAETDLQFEEGLKLLIENNRVIQPVIASHNIRNMTFAMALNDILGFPKEHLEFQMLYGMAEPLQKAVAGMGYSLRVYAPIGDLLPGMAYLIRRLMENSANTSILHQTFSDKPASMDLLNPPQLNAKSEILKTDPPAGFKNEPPLDFSIQENRDQVQNGLKKMVSRLQHEVPLYPLLLNGKKVSTGKTFNAVNPSLNAQVLGRVSQASLEQGKQAVEAALRAFSAWKQTLPSFRTALLLRVARHFQQIRHELIAMEILEIGKTWKEADGDVCEAIDFLTFYANEMIRLDAFSKSGKAAFSFPGEENSLSLHPYGVMAAIPPWNFPLALAAGMVAAGLVTGNCVIFKPSSLSQILGAKIVEAFLAEGVPPGVLQFLPGEGKEIGEFLAGHPDIPLITFTGSNEVGRRILEVSSRLQTGQKQFKKVIAEMGGKNAIIIDESANLDEAVLGVIESAFGFQGQKCSACSRLIVHQAVYDHFVKRLVEATDGLVRGDPQSPSTFLGPVIDEKAKVKIQSYINIGLKEATVLYHRKEESPGYFIGPVIFEDVRPDSVLATEEIFGPVLSIFKAENFDRALTLANHSNFALTGGVYSRKPSHLARAKSDFHVGNLYLNRKITGALVGRQPFGGFQLSGVGMKAGGPDYLLQFMQVKSIGENTARKGYIP; this is encoded by the coding sequence ATGAAGACGATTTCTCCCGCTGATTTAGAAAAAAAAATAAAAGAACTTGGCGCGGAAATCATCAACCGGTTAAACAGTAAACCCTCTTTTTTGTCCGCAGCCGCTCCTAAAGGGTGGAGCGATTCGCTGATCTCTCTCTCCCTCAAAAACTCCCGGGTTAAAACCGGCCTTTTTCAGTTGATCGACGTGCTCCCCTCGATCAAAACAGATACGGAAGTTGCTGAAATTTTTTCCGAATATCTCGGCGGCGCAATCAAAGAACTTCCCTTGCCTTTTAGGCAGGCGTTTCAACAGGTTGAGAAAGGGAAGTGGCTGGGACCTTTGGCTGCAAAGTCGATCCGTTCCGCGGTCAAATCTTTGTCCTCCCATTTTATTCTTGGGAACACCGTCGACCAGGCCAAACCGGCGATTGAACACCTAAAAAAAACCAACCGGAAAGTCAGCCTCGATCTTTTGGGAGAGCTGACCGTTTGCCCTTCTGAAGGGATTCATTATCAAACCCGTTATTTAAACCTGCTGGATGACCTCGTTTCACTCAAGGAAGAAGGAGAGTCCCAAATCTCCGTCAAGGTCTCCTCCCTTTACCACCGGCTCGATCCTCTCGATTGGGAAAATTCAATCGAGATGTCATTAAAAATGCTTCGGCCTGTTTTTAGAAAAGCCAAACAGCTCAACACCGGGATCATTCTCGATATGGAGTCTTTTTACTATAAAGACCTGATTTTAAAAATCTTTACGACGCTATTGGAGGAGGAAGAGTTCCGGGAAAAGCCGGCGGCGGGAATTGCCGTTCAAGCTTATTTAAAAGAGTTCCTTAAAGACCTTAACAGGCTGATTTCGTGGGCCAGGTCGATTAACCGGCCCATTTTGGTCCGCCTGGTGAAAGGGGCTTATTGGGACACAGAAACAGCTTTCGCCCTTCAAAGGGGGTGGCCTATTCCTGTTCTCGCTCAAAAAGCTGAAACGGACCTTCAGTTTGAAGAAGGTTTAAAACTTTTAATTGAAAATAATCGGGTCATTCAACCGGTCATCGCGAGTCATAATATCAGGAACATGACCTTTGCCATGGCATTGAATGACATTCTGGGGTTTCCAAAAGAGCATCTTGAATTTCAAATGCTTTACGGAATGGCCGAACCGCTTCAGAAGGCGGTTGCCGGTATGGGATATTCGCTTCGGGTTTACGCGCCTATCGGGGATTTGCTTCCGGGGATGGCGTATCTCATCAGACGTTTGATGGAAAATAGCGCCAACACCTCTATCCTCCACCAAACTTTTTCTGATAAGCCCGCGTCAATGGATTTGTTAAACCCGCCTCAATTAAATGCAAAATCTGAAATTCTGAAAACAGATCCTCCGGCCGGATTCAAAAACGAACCGCCACTCGATTTTTCAATTCAGGAAAACCGTGATCAGGTTCAAAATGGGTTAAAAAAAATGGTTTCCAGGCTTCAGCATGAAGTCCCGCTTTACCCGCTTCTCCTCAATGGAAAAAAAGTTTCAACCGGAAAGACATTCAATGCCGTAAACCCGTCATTGAATGCCCAGGTTTTAGGAAGGGTCTCCCAGGCATCCCTTGAGCAGGGGAAACAGGCGGTTGAAGCGGCCCTTCGGGCATTTTCCGCCTGGAAACAGACCCTTCCTTCTTTCCGGACGGCGCTCCTTTTAAGGGTCGCGCGGCATTTTCAACAGATCCGCCATGAATTGATTGCGATGGAAATTCTGGAGATTGGAAAAACCTGGAAGGAAGCCGATGGAGATGTTTGCGAAGCAATTGATTTTTTGACGTTTTATGCCAATGAAATGATCCGGCTCGACGCCTTTTCGAAATCTGGAAAGGCGGCTTTCTCGTTCCCGGGGGAGGAAAACAGCCTCTCTTTACACCCTTACGGCGTGATGGCCGCCATCCCTCCCTGGAATTTTCCCCTTGCCCTTGCTGCCGGAATGGTGGCTGCGGGACTGGTCACTGGAAATTGCGTGATTTTTAAACCCTCTTCATTAAGCCAGATTCTGGGAGCAAAGATCGTCGAGGCCTTTCTTGCCGAAGGCGTGCCTCCCGGCGTTTTACAGTTTTTGCCCGGGGAAGGGAAAGAGATCGGGGAGTTTCTGGCGGGGCATCCCGATATTCCCTTAATCACGTTTACCGGCTCCAACGAAGTTGGGCGGCGCATCCTCGAAGTTTCCTCTCGTCTTCAGACCGGACAAAAACAATTTAAAAAGGTGATTGCGGAAATGGGCGGGAAAAATGCCATTATTATTGACGAAAGCGCTAACCTTGACGAAGCTGTTTTAGGGGTGATTGAATCGGCCTTTGGGTTTCAAGGGCAGAAATGCTCAGCCTGTTCCAGGCTGATTGTCCATCAGGCCGTTTACGATCACTTTGTCAAACGGCTGGTGGAAGCAACAGACGGCCTGGTCAGAGGAGATCCTCAATCCCCCTCGACTTTTTTGGGACCGGTCATCGATGAAAAGGCAAAGGTCAAAATCCAATCTTACATTAATATCGGCTTGAAGGAAGCCACGGTCTTATACCATCGGAAGGAAGAATCTCCCGGTTACTTCATCGGGCCGGTCATTTTCGAGGATGTACGCCCTGATTCTGTCCTGGCAACCGAGGAAATATTTGGACCTGTCCTCTCCATTTTTAAGGCAGAAAATTTCGACCGGGCGCTCACACTTGCAAACCATTCAAACTTTGCTTTAACGGGCGGCGTCTACTCAAGAAAACCTTCCCACCTCGCCAGGGCCAAATCTGATTTTCATGTCGGTAATCTTTATCTTAACCGGAAGATAACCGGCGCCCTCGTCGGAAGGCAACCTTTCGGGGGATTTCAACTTTCGGGCGTTGGAATGAAAGCCGGTGGACCGGATTATCTTCTGCAGTTCATGCAGGTCAAGTCTATTGGCGAAAACACCGCGCGAAAAGGCTATATTCCCTAA
- a CDS encoding type II toxin-antitoxin system HipA family toxin, with product MDKEALVYVDLDGVPRLVGRLWSRVRKRKESATFEYDQAWLEHPERFSLEPALKLGPGPFHTPTDTPMFGAIGDSAPDRWGRALMRRMERRRAEREGGAPRTLQEIDYLLLVDDEARQGALRFAEREGGPFLREEGVKRIPPLVELPKLLSAAEHVVEEKDTDEDLRLLFAPGSSLGGARPKASVREKDGHLAIAKFPRRDDEINTVMWEAVALTLAKKAGIAVPERRVENVGNKPVLLLRRFDRDGARRIPFLSAMSMLGSKDNETRSYLEIVDALRQHGAAPKADMEALWRRMVFNILISNTDDHLRNHGFLYEGPDGWRLSPAYDLNPQPTDIKPRILTTAVNEDDNTASLALAMEVAGYFELDATKAREIAAQVGNAVSKWRDEAARYGLTKGEINRMASAFEHQDLKAALDGQ from the coding sequence ATGGACAAAGAGGCTCTTGTGTACGTGGATCTGGATGGCGTTCCCCGCCTCGTGGGGCGACTGTGGTCCCGCGTGCGCAAGCGGAAGGAAAGCGCCACCTTCGAATACGACCAGGCCTGGCTTGAACATCCTGAGCGGTTCTCTCTGGAACCGGCCCTCAAGCTTGGTCCCGGCCCATTTCACACGCCGACCGATACACCGATGTTCGGCGCTATCGGCGACTCGGCGCCGGACCGCTGGGGACGGGCGCTGATGCGCCGCATGGAACGCAGGCGCGCGGAACGGGAGGGAGGAGCCCCGCGCACGCTCCAGGAAATCGACTACCTGCTGCTGGTGGACGATGAGGCGCGTCAAGGCGCGCTCCGCTTTGCCGAACGTGAAGGCGGACCGTTCCTGAGGGAGGAGGGCGTCAAACGCATACCGCCGCTGGTCGAACTGCCGAAACTGCTTTCGGCGGCGGAACACGTCGTGGAGGAGAAGGATACCGACGAAGATCTGCGCCTGCTGTTTGCGCCGGGGTCGTCGCTTGGCGGCGCACGGCCAAAGGCATCGGTCAGGGAGAAGGACGGACATCTCGCGATTGCGAAGTTTCCGCGCCGGGATGATGAAATCAACACAGTGATGTGGGAAGCGGTGGCTCTCACACTGGCAAAAAAAGCCGGCATCGCGGTGCCTGAGAGACGCGTCGAAAACGTGGGGAACAAACCTGTGCTTCTGCTCCGGCGTTTTGACCGGGATGGCGCACGGCGCATCCCCTTTCTCTCGGCCATGAGCATGCTGGGGTCGAAAGACAACGAAACACGAAGCTATCTGGAAATCGTGGACGCGCTTCGCCAGCACGGAGCTGCGCCGAAAGCGGACATGGAGGCGCTTTGGCGGCGGATGGTTTTCAATATTCTGATCTCCAATACCGACGACCACCTGCGCAATCACGGGTTTCTCTATGAAGGTCCGGATGGCTGGCGCCTTTCACCGGCCTACGACCTCAACCCTCAGCCGACCGACATCAAGCCGCGAATCCTCACCACAGCGGTCAACGAGGATGACAACACGGCCTCCCTCGCTTTGGCGATGGAAGTTGCCGGGTATTTCGAACTCGACGCCACCAAAGCCCGCGAAATAGCGGCACAGGTAGGGAATGCCGTCTCGAAATGGCGCGACGAAGCCGCCCGGTATGGTCTCACGAAAGGGGAGATCAACCGCATGGCGTCAGCATTTGAACATCAGGATCTGAAGGCGGCGCTCGATGGGCAGTGA
- a CDS encoding tetratricopeptide repeat protein produces MKKIQLAVLILAASVFLYSGCAPLRHETPSPPLSFPPPAPPLSGEEGGSESETPRRMASLHLTEKGKSELEHGDLKKAMDRFEKAIGLDAQNSAAYYFFAEARFKQKEHYQSLTLLDRAEQMLNQQPDWLVKVYLLQGKNWEALGNKREAVKKYQKVLAIDPSQPEALERLK; encoded by the coding sequence ATGAAGAAAATACAATTGGCGGTGCTGATATTGGCCGCGAGTGTTTTTCTGTACTCAGGGTGCGCTCCTCTTCGGCACGAAACGCCTTCTCCGCCGCTTTCCTTCCCCCCTCCGGCACCTCCCCTTTCAGGGGAGGAAGGGGGGAGTGAATCTGAGACGCCCCGGCGGATGGCATCGCTTCATTTAACTGAAAAAGGAAAGAGTGAACTGGAACATGGCGATTTGAAAAAAGCGATGGACCGTTTTGAAAAAGCGATTGGATTGGACGCTCAGAATTCGGCCGCCTATTATTTCTTCGCAGAGGCAAGGTTTAAACAGAAGGAGCATTATCAATCTCTCACGCTGTTGGACCGGGCCGAGCAGATGTTGAATCAACAACCCGATTGGCTGGTGAAAGTCTATCTCCTTCAAGGAAAAAATTGGGAAGCGTTGGGGAATAAGAGGGAAGCGGTAAAAAAATATCAAAAAGTTCTTGCCATTGACCCGTCTCAACCAGAAGCCCTGGAGCGCTTAAAGTAA
- a CDS encoding PBP1A family penicillin-binding protein, with translation MRKKVKKYILIYLAVSLSFLTYIFYLKIMITTRIEGKKWNLPSKVYSAPFGLYPGQTIEGSHIFPRLERLGYHLSSGKISVKGDYSVQGDQIIIYLHDFPYPEEPFQGYVLRLEVDRGKISRISRSDNLEDIYFQEMEPELIAGFFENSWEERMLIKLDEIPPSLVQAVIAIEDERFYQHHGIDVKSILRAFLTNIRSNQIVQGGSTLTQQLVKNFFLNQKRTLTRKINEALMALILEAQYSKKQILETYLNEIYWGQKGSVGIFGIGKAAQFYFARDVKDLTLGESALLAGIIRAPNHLDPHKNFKKAVERKNVVLKKMLDLRLISGDDYRKAVNEKIQVRESPEGGHSAPFFADLVRQQLSSNYSSSVLNTDGLRIYTTLDVEMQKMADETLKKNLNFLEKTYPHLKHSDPSRDLEGCLIAVSPHTGHVVALVGGKNYQINQFNRATQAHRQPGSIFKPLVYLTAFEQTVKKGPSPNSITPATLLDDSPVTLTLDDKSWSPQNYDQTFHGLVTVRKALENSMNVPTVKLALTIGLDAIIQTARSLGIESLLRPNPSLALGSYEVTPFEIISAYTVLANQGMKTELQTIKMVTDSNGKILEGKNLEVTAAVSPQAAFLVTYLLKGVVENGTAKKIRESGFQRPAAGKTGTTNDYNDAWFVGYTPDLLTLVWVGFDQGEKLNLTGASAALPIWVDFMKEALEEFPYSDFTLPSKIRFEKIVPSTGLKWAPECGPEVIEEAFFEGTEPLQSCLNDGKK, from the coding sequence ATGCGGAAAAAAGTTAAAAAATATATTTTAATTTATTTAGCGGTTAGTTTATCATTTCTAACCTATATTTTCTATTTAAAAATAATGATTACGACCAGGATTGAAGGTAAAAAATGGAACTTACCTTCGAAAGTTTATTCCGCCCCTTTTGGCCTTTATCCGGGACAAACGATTGAGGGGAGCCATATTTTCCCCAGGCTGGAACGTCTGGGTTATCATTTGAGTTCCGGGAAAATAAGCGTTAAAGGCGATTATTCCGTTCAAGGAGACCAGATCATCATTTATCTCCATGATTTTCCTTATCCGGAGGAACCCTTTCAAGGGTATGTTTTGCGATTAGAGGTCGACCGGGGAAAAATTTCCCGGATTTCTCGTTCTGATAACCTGGAAGATATCTATTTCCAGGAGATGGAACCGGAGTTGATTGCCGGATTTTTTGAAAATTCCTGGGAGGAGCGTATGCTCATAAAGCTTGACGAGATTCCTCCCTCGCTGGTCCAGGCGGTCATTGCCATCGAAGATGAACGGTTCTATCAGCATCATGGAATCGACGTAAAAAGTATTCTTCGCGCGTTTTTAACGAATATCCGATCGAATCAAATTGTCCAGGGGGGCAGTACCCTGACCCAGCAGTTGGTTAAAAATTTTTTTCTGAACCAGAAGAGAACCCTGACGAGAAAAATCAACGAAGCCCTCATGGCTCTGATTCTCGAGGCCCAATATTCCAAGAAGCAGATTCTGGAGACCTATCTGAATGAAATTTACTGGGGTCAAAAGGGTTCCGTCGGAATCTTTGGAATCGGAAAAGCGGCGCAGTTCTACTTTGCCAGGGACGTTAAAGATCTGACGCTTGGAGAATCGGCTCTTCTGGCCGGAATTATCCGCGCCCCAAATCACCTGGACCCCCATAAAAACTTTAAAAAAGCGGTTGAACGAAAAAACGTGGTCTTGAAAAAAATGCTGGACCTCCGCCTCATTTCAGGGGACGATTACCGAAAAGCCGTGAATGAAAAGATTCAGGTTCGGGAATCTCCTGAAGGAGGCCATTCCGCGCCGTTTTTCGCGGATCTTGTCCGCCAGCAGTTGTCCTCTAATTATTCCTCGTCCGTTTTAAATACCGATGGCTTAAGAATTTACACGACTCTGGATGTCGAAATGCAAAAAATGGCTGACGAAACGCTGAAAAAAAATTTGAATTTTCTGGAGAAAACTTATCCGCACCTCAAACATTCCGATCCTTCACGAGATCTGGAGGGATGCCTGATCGCCGTTTCTCCGCATACGGGTCATGTCGTTGCCCTGGTGGGAGGAAAGAACTATCAGATCAACCAGTTTAATCGGGCCACCCAGGCCCATCGCCAGCCCGGATCTATCTTCAAACCCCTTGTCTATTTAACTGCCTTTGAGCAGACGGTTAAAAAAGGTCCATCTCCGAATAGTATAACGCCGGCCACACTTTTGGACGACTCTCCGGTTACCCTGACACTGGACGACAAAAGCTGGTCCCCTCAAAACTACGACCAGACGTTTCACGGCCTGGTAACGGTGAGAAAAGCTCTCGAGAATTCCATGAATGTTCCCACGGTTAAACTTGCTTTAACGATTGGCCTCGACGCCATCATTCAAACGGCGAGAAGCCTCGGTATAGAAAGTCTTTTAAGGCCAAATCCGTCCCTTGCTTTAGGATCTTATGAAGTGACCCCTTTCGAAATAATTTCCGCTTACACCGTTCTCGCCAATCAGGGGATGAAAACGGAGCTGCAAACCATTAAAATGGTGACCGATTCAAATGGAAAGATTCTGGAAGGAAAAAACCTGGAGGTGACAGCGGCGGTTTCCCCTCAAGCGGCCTTTTTGGTAACTTATTTATTGAAAGGTGTTGTTGAAAATGGAACGGCCAAAAAAATCAGGGAATCAGGGTTCCAACGCCCGGCAGCGGGAAAAACGGGGACAACAAACGATTATAACGACGCGTGGTTTGTGGGTTACACCCCTGATTTGTTGACCCTGGTATGGGTAGGGTTTGACCAGGGTGAGAAGTTGAATTTAACGGGGGCCTCCGCAGCGCTTCCGATTTGGGTCGATTTTATGAAAGAGGCGCTGGAGGAGTTTCCCTATTCTGATTTTACTCTCCCGTCAAAGATTCGTTTTGAAAAAATCGTCCCCTCGACGGGACTTAAATGGGCGCCCGAATGCGGCCCGGAAGTCATTGAGGAGGCTTTTTTTGAGGGAACGGAACCGCTCCAATCTTGCCTGAACGATGGGAAGAAATAA
- a CDS encoding response regulator, producing MSRPSFQDVPRILIVDDEEPIREILTSIVNSFGYPYKSVKNGFDAITLLNQEPFDVVLCDVRMPMLDGYQLIKSVLPCQPHLAFVMITASADAKTATKMFQAGATDYITKPFHAQEIRETLFKTIETQRKKNEERIYLRTIEKAIQTQSAMLTDALKVVDISHKGTLEALVNALDAREHETQCHSKRVRDYTLHLAQKAGLDSRLMPLIGDGALLHDIGKIGVSDAILLKPAKLTAEEWVEMKKHPQIGYTMLKEISFLKEGADIVLSHQERFDGTGYPRGLKKEEIPIGARLFSICDTFDCMTSNRPYRKALSMERALEEIKTYSGTQFDPEMASVFLKTPLEDWIKIKEQANLT from the coding sequence GTGTCCAGGCCCTCTTTTCAAGATGTCCCGCGAATTTTAATCGTAGATGATGAAGAACCTATTCGTGAAATTCTAACAAGTATTGTCAACAGCTTCGGCTATCCCTACAAATCGGTTAAAAACGGGTTTGATGCAATAACGCTGCTGAATCAGGAACCGTTTGATGTCGTTTTGTGCGATGTCAGAATGCCGATGTTAGACGGTTATCAGCTCATCAAATCGGTTTTGCCCTGTCAGCCGCATCTTGCCTTTGTGATGATTACAGCCTCGGCCGACGCAAAAACAGCCACCAAAATGTTCCAGGCTGGCGCGACAGATTATATCACCAAACCCTTCCATGCCCAAGAGATACGAGAAACTCTTTTCAAAACGATCGAGACGCAAAGAAAAAAAAACGAAGAACGGATTTACCTCCGGACGATTGAGAAGGCGATTCAAACCCAGTCTGCCATGCTCACCGATGCTTTAAAGGTGGTTGATATTTCCCATAAGGGAACCCTTGAAGCTCTGGTCAACGCACTCGATGCTCGCGAGCACGAGACCCAATGTCATTCAAAACGGGTGAGGGATTACACCCTCCATCTTGCCCAAAAGGCAGGCCTGGATAGTCGTTTAATGCCTCTCATCGGGGACGGGGCGTTGCTCCACGACATCGGTAAAATCGGGGTTTCAGATGCCATTCTGTTAAAACCCGCAAAATTGACCGCTGAGGAATGGGTGGAAATGAAAAAACATCCTCAAATTGGCTACACCATGTTGAAAGAAATTTCTTTTCTTAAAGAGGGTGCCGATATTGTTCTTTCTCACCAGGAACGTTTTGACGGAACCGGCTACCCCAGAGGGTTGAAAAAAGAGGAAATTCCCATAGGCGCCAGGCTTTTCTCGATTTGTGACACATTTGACTGCATGACTTCAAACCGGCCTTACCGAAAAGCCCTCTCCATGGAAAGAGCCCTGGAAGAAATTAAAACATATTCGGGAACCCAATTTGATCCCGAAATGGCCTCTGTTTTTTTAAAGACCCCTTTGGAAGATTGGATAAAAATAAAAGAACAAGCTAATTTAACCTGA